The Pseudoalteromonas aliena SW19 genome includes a region encoding these proteins:
- the tagH gene encoding type VI secretion system-associated FHA domain protein TagH, protein MELILNITSYHRLSPEIEASKTTENVLTFGRSETCDWHFPDPEKIISSKHGRIEKEDDAFYVYDDSTNGVFVNFGVTPLGQGNRQRLSDKDVLTIGDFQIDVKLVEPQGAATSNAGLSQHRDDFMGSKPESFSQPHHFTNESLLDESMPAVDMVQESFSGGNNQIPEDWDELSSLMAPASLVADKPVFEEPQKPEIAPTPPKQNVAAKVHTPEPSSAKATVSSGSALSDAFLKGLGVKAELQDALNTQEHWFEMGQGLNLLLNELMESLRQRAHVKNQLRLNHTMFQTKQNNPLKFSADVDDVIQNLFIRNSASFLSSKESIKESFVDTRRHEHALLAGADGVLKGMLAQVSPQHISQQVNDNANILKIIPGQIDYKCWKLYESLHDDLSQEVNTKGAMAMSDDFLKAYNDRIKETL, encoded by the coding sequence ATGGAACTGATACTAAACATAACTAGTTATCATAGACTCTCACCTGAAATTGAAGCATCTAAGACAACAGAAAATGTACTCACCTTTGGCCGTTCTGAAACATGTGACTGGCACTTTCCCGATCCTGAAAAGATTATATCGAGTAAGCACGGAAGAATAGAAAAAGAAGACGATGCATTTTACGTTTATGACGACTCTACTAACGGTGTTTTTGTCAATTTTGGTGTGACGCCGCTTGGTCAAGGTAATCGACAACGCCTTTCAGATAAAGATGTACTTACTATTGGCGATTTTCAAATTGATGTAAAGTTAGTTGAGCCGCAGGGCGCTGCTACGAGCAATGCTGGTTTGTCTCAACACCGCGATGATTTTATGGGAAGTAAGCCGGAGTCATTTTCGCAACCGCATCACTTTACAAACGAATCTCTGTTAGATGAATCTATGCCTGCTGTTGATATGGTACAAGAAAGCTTCTCTGGCGGTAATAATCAAATACCTGAAGATTGGGATGAGTTATCGAGTCTTATGGCTCCTGCTTCTTTAGTTGCAGACAAGCCGGTTTTTGAAGAACCTCAAAAACCTGAAATTGCACCCACACCTCCAAAGCAAAATGTAGCGGCTAAAGTTCACACACCAGAGCCATCATCAGCGAAGGCCACTGTGAGCAGTGGCTCTGCGCTATCAGATGCTTTTTTAAAGGGATTAGGCGTTAAAGCCGAATTGCAGGATGCTTTAAATACACAAGAACATTGGTTCGAAATGGGGCAAGGTTTAAATTTATTACTAAACGAGCTTATGGAATCTCTGCGCCAAAGAGCGCATGTAAAAAACCAACTTCGCTTAAATCACACGATGTTTCAGACTAAGCAAAACAACCCTTTAAAATTTTCTGCGGATGTTGATGATGTTATTCAGAATTTATTCATCAGAAATAGTGCAAGCTTCCTTTCCTCTAAAGAATCAATAAAAGAAAGCTTTGTTGATACGCGCAGGCATGAACATGCATTATTGGCAGGAGCTGACGGTGTATTGAAAGGAATGTTAGCGCAAGTTTCTCCGCAGCATATAAGTCAACAAGTAAATGATAACGCCAATATACTAAAGATTATACCAGGGCAGATTGATTACAAGTGCTGGAAACTATATGAAAGTTTACATGATGATTTATCGCAAGAAGTGAATACGAAAGGTGCGATGGCGATGTCAGATGACTTCTTAAAAGCATATAACGATAGAATTAAAGAAACGCTCTAG
- the tssJ gene encoding type VI secretion system lipoprotein TssJ, with product MYKVKLYLMSFSLLFLVLGCSTVNQLVPPSTDLIINVSKNVNPDTSDRPSPVVMKIFELSSRTIFDTQDFFSLYDTPEKLLGPDLIKKDELELQPNSVQKYKMSLNKNTRYVGVVVAYRNIDQARWRSVIEVDPTGYDDIDVNVEAIATYMREQ from the coding sequence ATGTATAAAGTTAAGCTCTATTTGATGAGTTTTAGTTTACTATTTTTAGTACTCGGTTGCAGTACTGTTAATCAATTGGTTCCGCCTTCAACGGATTTAATTATTAATGTATCCAAGAACGTAAACCCGGATACATCGGATAGACCGTCTCCGGTAGTTATGAAAATTTTTGAACTTAGTTCACGTACTATCTTTGATACGCAGGATTTCTTTAGTCTTTATGATACACCTGAGAAATTACTTGGACCTGACCTAATTAAAAAAGATGAACTTGAATTACAGCCAAACTCAGTGCAAAAATATAAAATGAGTTTAAACAAAAATACTCGTTATGTAGGCGTTGTGGTTGCGTATAGAAATATAGACCAAGCTAGATGGCGATCTGTTATTGAGGTCGATCCAACTGGTTATGACGACATAGATGTTAATGTGGAAGCAATTGCTACATACATGAGAGAGCAATAA
- the tssK gene encoding type VI secretion system baseplate subunit TssK, with product MSDNTRVAWTEGMFLRPQHFQQSDKHIANVIKQVCSGNLADPWGILEVAIDTELLNSGQFAIEALSAITPDLLPLDMPQSTPLPEPLVVGKDAYDEIVYLAIPAFKNSGINISAPEENIVTRYKLHDLSVSDDLIGSQSQEIIQVAKTFSKLVLSSDDHSGYILLPLAKILDVSSEGRIKLDTKYIPASLQVGQCKPLVGLVREIGSMIKQRAESIAVRLCQGYAGSTSVADFIMLQTLNKYDAVFENLLTVNNLHPNVFYTRLIELAGELSTFSTVNKRVPKLPKYDHKNLGQVFSEVVNFLYQSLSHVIEQTATEIKLEQSKFGISFGALKDKSVLNSAQFVLAIKASVPHEELRKILPSQIKIGSVETIRDLVNNQIPGITISSLPTAPRQIPYHAGFHYFELNKHGEHWEKLRSSGGIAIHLSGNYPELQLSLWAIRT from the coding sequence ATGAGTGACAATACTCGGGTTGCGTGGACTGAAGGGATGTTTTTAAGACCACAGCACTTTCAGCAATCAGATAAACATATTGCGAATGTAATAAAGCAAGTGTGTAGCGGGAATTTGGCCGATCCGTGGGGAATACTTGAAGTAGCAATAGATACTGAATTATTGAATTCAGGTCAATTTGCTATTGAAGCATTATCTGCGATCACTCCAGATCTACTGCCGCTGGATATGCCTCAATCAACCCCATTACCAGAACCTTTGGTAGTAGGCAAAGATGCCTATGATGAGATAGTGTATCTTGCTATACCTGCGTTTAAAAATAGCGGGATTAATATCTCAGCGCCTGAAGAAAATATAGTCACTCGTTACAAATTGCATGATTTGTCTGTAAGTGATGACTTAATTGGCTCTCAATCTCAAGAAATAATCCAAGTTGCGAAAACATTCAGTAAGTTGGTGTTATCCTCAGATGATCACTCTGGTTATATTTTACTTCCTTTAGCAAAAATCTTAGATGTAAGTAGTGAAGGTAGAATAAAGTTAGACACTAAATATATTCCAGCCTCATTGCAGGTTGGGCAGTGTAAACCTCTTGTTGGATTAGTACGTGAAATAGGTTCAATGATTAAGCAACGCGCAGAAAGTATTGCCGTTAGACTATGCCAAGGTTATGCCGGAAGTACGTCTGTCGCTGACTTTATTATGCTACAAACGCTGAATAAGTATGATGCGGTATTTGAAAACCTATTAACAGTCAATAACCTCCACCCAAATGTATTTTATACGCGGCTTATTGAGCTCGCAGGAGAATTGTCTACGTTCAGTACGGTCAACAAAAGAGTGCCTAAGCTTCCCAAATACGACCACAAGAATTTAGGACAAGTATTTAGCGAAGTCGTTAATTTCTTATATCAGTCATTAAGTCATGTAATAGAGCAAACAGCGACTGAAATTAAGCTGGAGCAAAGTAAATTTGGTATTTCATTTGGTGCTTTAAAAGACAAATCGGTGCTTAATTCAGCTCAATTTGTTCTTGCGATTAAAGCAAGTGTGCCACATGAAGAATTACGTAAAATACTCCCGTCACAAATAAAAATTGGCAGTGTTGAAACAATTCGTGATCTTGTAAATAATCAAATTCCAGGAATAACAATTAGTAGTTTACCTACCGCACCTAGGCAAATTCCGTATCATGCAGGCTTTCATTACTTTGAGCTAAATAAGCATGGCGAGCACTGGGAAAAACTTCGCTCAAGTGGTGGAATAGCTATTCATTTATCAGGGAATTACCCAGAACTTCAATTAAGCCTTTGGGCTATTAGAACTTAA
- the tssL gene encoding type VI secretion system protein TssL, long form — translation MDETIIKPRPGRLGRNAPSINTDSNDADKTVMSVEPPSARQASNVKVSIFKNPLLEAATDCFSLVISISQSKEMTNLAALKHRCVEALKRFEVEVRSQNLPKNVINNSRYCLCAILDESVLNSKWSSMEWADESLLSTFHKETFGGEYFYTLLDDALGQPEKNKQFLELQYHCLNLGFKGKYRLDTGGDNKVEEYRSQLYHLLNQLDGPVSNKLSPNWKSRVAAGVELRNQVPLWVVFSVLGLVLLTVYLFINMRLNDAVFSVNEKLAVIHPLANDVSIDKKDQQLLVLEQLLQTEITMGIVEIKKSNDRIRISINSESLFNQGDSKLLPSFQPILEKLALSLEGTKGRILITGHTDDTPINTDRYPSNWHLSLARATQVANSMAKSTNLSGRLWPEGKGAAEPIASNSDSASRSLNRRIEIDLLF, via the coding sequence ATGGACGAAACCATTATAAAACCTCGCCCTGGTAGATTGGGGCGAAATGCACCAAGTATCAATACTGATAGCAATGACGCTGATAAGACCGTAATGTCGGTAGAGCCACCATCAGCTAGACAAGCAAGCAATGTTAAAGTATCTATATTTAAAAACCCTCTTTTAGAAGCTGCCACAGATTGTTTTTCATTAGTTATCTCAATTAGTCAGTCAAAGGAGATGACTAATTTAGCAGCACTTAAGCATCGCTGTGTTGAAGCACTAAAGCGCTTTGAAGTTGAAGTTCGAAGCCAAAATCTACCTAAAAATGTGATTAATAATTCTCGCTACTGCTTGTGTGCAATCTTAGATGAATCGGTATTAAATTCAAAGTGGAGTTCAATGGAATGGGCCGATGAAAGCTTATTGTCAACATTCCATAAAGAAACGTTTGGTGGCGAATATTTTTACACTCTTCTTGATGATGCATTGGGTCAACCCGAAAAAAACAAACAGTTTTTAGAGCTACAATACCACTGCCTAAATTTAGGTTTTAAAGGGAAATATAGACTAGATACAGGCGGAGATAATAAAGTCGAAGAGTATCGCTCTCAACTTTATCATCTTTTAAATCAATTAGATGGCCCAGTTAGTAATAAATTATCCCCCAATTGGAAAAGCAGAGTCGCTGCAGGTGTTGAACTAAGAAATCAAGTCCCACTTTGGGTCGTTTTCTCTGTGTTAGGTTTAGTGCTGCTCACTGTTTATTTATTTATTAACATGAGGCTCAATGATGCCGTTTTTTCCGTTAATGAAAAGCTTGCCGTCATTCATCCTCTGGCAAATGACGTATCTATTGATAAAAAAGACCAACAATTACTCGTTTTAGAACAGTTATTACAAACTGAAATAACAATGGGCATTGTCGAAATTAAAAAAAGTAATGATCGTATTCGAATCTCGATTAATAGTGAAAGTCTTTTTAATCAAGGAGATTCAAAATTGCTGCCTTCTTTTCAGCCTATTCTTGAGAAACTCGCGCTTAGTTTAGAAGGGACAAAAGGGCGTATATTAATTACGGGTCATACTGATGACACGCCTATTAATACCGATAGATACCCCTCTAATTGGCATCTTTCTTTAGCCAGGGCAACACAAGTCGCTAATTCAATGGCTAAAAGTACAAACCTTAGTGGACGTTTATGGCCAGAAGGTAAAGGTGCTGCAGAGCCAATAGCCAGCAATTCAGATTCAGCTTCTCGGTCATTAAACCGACGAATTGAAATCGATTTATTATTTTAA